From the genome of Streptomyces sp. NBC_00659, one region includes:
- a CDS encoding AraC family transcriptional regulator has protein sequence MSLEEFRTLLDRHARPDWTTAIDGVLISKVDRPDPPAPSMSGTVLAVIAQGAKRLALGERVYEYGPGQYLVASVDLPVTGQFTQADPKQPALGFGLTLEPSAVAEVLLQAGPGDLPRTGAGTPSGIAVSDASASLLDAVVRLLRLLDEPRDRAVLAPLVKREILWRLITGEQGATVRELGLADSGLSHVSRAVRWIREHYAQSFRVEDVARMSGMSVSAFYRNFQAVTAMSPIQFQKQIRLQEARLLLATHPGDVTGIGRRVGYDNPSQFSREYRRQFGAPPSRDAARLRSTAHSPVAVLP, from the coding sequence ATGTCCCTAGAAGAGTTCCGAACCCTGCTGGACCGGCATGCCAGGCCCGACTGGACCACCGCCATCGACGGCGTCCTGATCTCGAAGGTCGACCGGCCGGATCCACCGGCGCCCTCCATGTCCGGCACGGTGCTCGCCGTCATCGCCCAGGGCGCGAAACGACTCGCGCTGGGCGAGAGGGTCTACGAGTACGGCCCCGGGCAGTACCTGGTCGCATCCGTCGACCTGCCCGTCACCGGGCAGTTCACCCAGGCCGACCCCAAGCAGCCCGCCCTCGGCTTCGGCCTCACCCTGGAACCGTCCGCGGTCGCGGAAGTGCTGCTGCAGGCCGGTCCGGGCGACCTCCCCCGCACCGGCGCAGGCACACCGTCGGGGATCGCCGTCAGCGACGCTTCGGCCTCGCTGCTCGATGCGGTGGTCCGGCTGCTGCGACTGCTCGACGAACCCCGCGACCGGGCCGTACTCGCGCCGCTGGTCAAACGCGAGATCCTGTGGCGCCTGATCACTGGCGAGCAGGGTGCGACGGTACGCGAACTCGGCCTGGCCGACAGCGGTCTCAGCCACGTCTCCCGGGCCGTGCGCTGGATCCGCGAGCACTACGCGCAGTCCTTCCGCGTCGAGGACGTGGCACGCATGTCCGGCATGAGCGTCTCCGCCTTCTATCGCAACTTCCAGGCGGTGACCGCGATGAGCCCCATCCAGTTCCAGAAGCAGATCAGGCTGCAGGAGGCCCGGTTGCTGCTCGCCACCCACCCGGGCGACGTCACCGGCATCGGCCGGCGCGTGGGCTATGACAACCCCTCGCAGTTCAGCCGGGAGTACCGCCGCCAGTTCGGTGCGCCCCCGAGCCGGGACGCCGCCCGTCTGCGCAGCACCGCGCACTCCCCCGTGGCCGTCCTGCCCTGA
- a CDS encoding SDR family oxidoreductase has translation MKTVLITGTSSGYGRETALHFHAQGWNVIATMRTPRRDALPSSDRLRVVGLDVTEPESITAALEAAGPVDVLVNNAGVPSIGVFEGTPMARVREVFETNTFGVMATTQAVLPQFRERGSGVVVNVTSSVVLGHMPLSAVYKASKMAIEGFTSSLALELAPFGVRAKTVEPGACLTTNFAATATQGALLDELVPAPYAAWAEKAMGDFTGQDLFTEESDVAEAVWRAVHDTTGQLRFPAGPDAVWLAQAK, from the coding sequence ATGAAGACCGTTCTGATCACTGGTACCTCGTCCGGATACGGACGGGAGACAGCCCTCCACTTCCATGCGCAGGGGTGGAACGTCATCGCCACGATGCGCACCCCGCGTCGGGACGCTCTGCCCTCCTCGGACCGGCTGCGCGTCGTCGGGCTCGACGTGACCGAGCCCGAGAGCATCACCGCCGCACTTGAGGCAGCCGGCCCCGTCGACGTCCTGGTCAACAACGCGGGCGTCCCCTCGATCGGTGTGTTCGAGGGCACCCCCATGGCCCGCGTTCGGGAAGTGTTCGAGACCAACACCTTCGGCGTGATGGCGACCACCCAGGCGGTGCTGCCCCAGTTCCGCGAACGCGGCTCCGGCGTGGTGGTCAACGTGACCTCCAGCGTGGTGCTGGGCCACATGCCACTCTCGGCCGTCTACAAGGCGAGCAAGATGGCCATCGAGGGGTTCACCTCCTCTCTCGCGCTCGAACTCGCGCCGTTCGGCGTGCGCGCCAAGACGGTCGAGCCGGGCGCCTGCCTGACGACGAACTTCGCCGCCACGGCGACACAGGGCGCCCTGCTGGACGAACTGGTCCCGGCGCCCTACGCAGCGTGGGCGGAGAAGGCCATGGGCGACTTCACGGGCCAGGACCTGTTCACCGAGGAAAGCGACGTCGCCGAAGCGGTGTGGCGCGCCGTGCACGACACGACCGGGCAGCTGCGCTTCCCGGCCGGTCCCGACGCAGTCTGGCTCGCCCAGGCAAAGTGA